ATTCCCGAAAATTATTTGCGCGAATATTTTCTGCCGCCTTTTCAGGCAGCGGTTGCCGCTGGCGCGCGTTCCGTGATGGTCAACTCTGCGGAAATCAACGGCGTGCCTGTGCATGCCAGCAAACATATTTTGACGGATATTTTGCGCACCGAACTTGGTTTCAAAGGTTTGGTGGTAAGCGATTGGGAAGATATAAAAAAAATGGTTACGCAACACGGCGTAGCGGCTTCGGAAAAAGAAGCGACCCGCATGGCAATTATGGCTGGCATAGATATGAGTATGGTGCCCGGCAGTTACAGTTTCAGCGACCACTTGATGGCGCTTGTCAAAGAAGGCGCAGTACCGATGACGCGCATTGATGAAGCGGTGCGACGGGTGTTGTATTTGAAATTCGATCTTGGACTTTTTGAAAAGCCGATGCCCGATGCGTCTTTGAAAGCGAAATTCGGTTCGGTTGAATCGCGAGCCGTGAGTTTGCAGGCGGCGCGCGAATCTTTGACGTTACTTAAAAACGATAAAAATATTTTGCCGCTCGCAAAAAATACGAAGGTGTTGGTCGCAGGTCCCACCGCCGATTCGCTCAGTTCGCTCAACAATGGTTGGACGTATGTCTGGCAGGGGACAAATGAAAATCTCTATCCCAAAGACCGCGCCACGATTCTTGCAGCTATCAAAGCGAAGGTCGGTAGTAACAATGTGAATTTCGTGCAAGGCGCATCGCTTGAGAAAGCAGAAAATGTCGCGGCAGCCACACAGGCGGCGCGGGATGCAGATGTTGTGGTGCTCTGTCTTGGCGAAGGCGCGTATGCAGAAACGCCCGGAAACATTGATGATTTAACCTTGCCCGAAGCGCAATTGGAACTTGCCGAAGCGGTCGCCGCCACCGGCAAGCCCGTCGTCCTGGTTTTAGCCGAAGGTCGCCCGCGCGTCATCAGTCGCATCGCCGACAAAATGACTGCCGTTTTAATGGCTTACAATCCGAGCAACGAAGGCGGTCAGGCGATTGCCGATGTACTATTCGGCGATTTCAACCCTTGCGGCAAATTGCCCTTCACCTATCCGCGTCATCCCAACGCCTTGCTTGCCTATGACCACAAAATCTGGGAAGACGGCGCGACCAGTTTCGGCTACACGGCATTCAAACCGCAGTGGAATTTCGGCGATGGCATGAGCTACACAACATTCGCTTATAGCGATTTGCGACTCGATAAAAAGACGGTTGGTTTAAATGGCGCAATCAACGTCAGCGTCAAAGTCACCAACACCGGCAATCGCCCAGGCAAAGAAGCGGTGTTGCTGTATGTGCGCGATGTGGTGGCTTCGATCACCCCGCCCGGCAAACGCCTCAAACGCTTTGCGAAAATTTATCTCGAACCGGGGAGTAGCAAAACCCTCAGTTTCACTTTGAAGCGCGATGATTTTTCGTTCATCGCGGCGAACAATAAACCGACGGTTGAACCCGGCGATTTTGAAGTAATGGCCGGCGCGTTGAAAGAGAAATTCACCCTGCTTGCGAAATGAACTTGAAATGAGTCAGTACCACCTGTGTGAGCGGGCGTGACAAGCTCACGAATGCAGCCATTGAATCTTCCGCTTACGCAGGCGGTACTGACAGGCGTTCATTCCTTGCTCGTAATCCCGCTTTTAACGATACGGTCATCTTGACTGACTGAGAAATAGTTTCTACCGGAAACAAGAGGAAAAACTTACATAGCTGCCTTGTAATCTTTACCCAAAAATCCTTCCCCGAATCGGCGATAAATTCGCCCGCCCTTGATTTTTAACTAACTTATGCGGTTGCAGTTTACGGCACATCTGTTGCACTAAAGCGGGGCGCAAAGAGGAGTAAAGCACTCAATGAAAACACCTATCCTAACGATCATTGCTCTGAGCGTTTTTATAATTTTTGCAACGAGCGCCTGCGCTACCCGCAAGTATGCCCGCAACCGCGTCAACGAGCGCGTTGCCCCCCTTGAACAGCGCACAGGCGAGTTGG
This is a stretch of genomic DNA from Acidobacteriota bacterium. It encodes these proteins:
- a CDS encoding glycoside hydrolase family 3 N-terminal domain-containing protein; this encodes MRKLSVVLLLLFICSQTFNLQSVAFNSDSSDSTSLLLINGKDPVNEDLLDSQAFFEKASQAPRPSAAINAKVEVLLRKMTLEEKVGQMTQLEIGMICDGSNQDLRINPEKLEKAIVKYGVGSILNVSGEALTVDKWHEIIGQIQEAAKKTRLKIPVIYGIDSVHGLNYAQGSTLFPQNTGMAATWNPALMMRTSEITAMETRASAIPWNFAPVLDLGRQVIWPRYYETFGEDPYLAKVMGVASVRGYEGANVAAPNKVAACLKHYLGYSFPLSGKDRTPAWIPENYLREYFLPPFQAAVAAGARSVMVNSAEINGVPVHASKHILTDILRTELGFKGLVVSDWEDIKKMVTQHGVAASEKEATRMAIMAGIDMSMVPGSYSFSDHLMALVKEGAVPMTRIDEAVRRVLYLKFDLGLFEKPMPDASLKAKFGSVESRAVSLQAARESLTLLKNDKNILPLAKNTKVLVAGPTADSLSSLNNGWTYVWQGTNENLYPKDRATILAAIKAKVGSNNVNFVQGASLEKAENVAAATQAARDADVVVLCLGEGAYAETPGNIDDLTLPEAQLELAEAVAATGKPVVLVLAEGRPRVISRIADKMTAVLMAYNPSNEGGQAIADVLFGDFNPCGKLPFTYPRHPNALLAYDHKIWEDGATSFGYTAFKPQWNFGDGMSYTTFAYSDLRLDKKTVGLNGAINVSVKVTNTGNRPGKEAVLLYVRDVVASITPPGKRLKRFAKIYLEPGSSKTLSFTLKRDDFSFIAANNKPTVEPGDFEVMAGALKEKFTLLAK